In the genome of Candidatus Desulfatibia profunda, one region contains:
- a CDS encoding FAD-dependent oxidoreductase yields the protein MPPAKPGKDSVGSVMVLGGGIAGMQSALDLANSGYYVYLVEKSSAIGGMMAQLDKTFPTNDCSMUIISPKLVEVGRHLNIELLTNTELLSLEGDPGRFTARVRQTPRFIDLSKCTSCGECVKVCPVELPNEYDEGLSKRKAAYKKYAQAIPGAFAIEKTDTAPCRLTCPAGLNVQGYVQMVKAGKYKEALEIIMEDLPLPGVLGRICPHECEDVCRRREVDEAVAIRDLKRLAADRFDPREIEIECPPPKKEKVAIIGSGPAGLSAAYHLARNGVLSSIFEALPAAGGMLRVGIPAHRLPRDILDREIELITNLGVEIKTNTPLGPDLSVDDLLNNGYKAVYLALGAHKGIELGISGEKADAVRQGVDFLREVNLTGKAHVGEKVAIIGGGNVAIDVSRSAVRLGAKEVRIIYRRTRAEMPAWEEEIQAAESEGVKITYLAAPKEVLTRNGSVVGLRCMRMELGEPDASGRRRPVSIPDSDYDIEIDQLIPAIGQRPDLSSIENVAGLKFSRWGTTEVDSVTYATDHEGVFAGGDLQTGPATAIEAIAAGRAAAESIVRYLDGQDMTKGRKSETNENPVYRPIADNEPKIARAKMPELPVERRHGNFEEVELGYDEAAGQAEAARCLNCGYCSECMQCVSACLAEAVIHDQRPEDRELAVGSVIISTGSEPYDPTVFEEFYHYKKNPNVVTSLEFERILSASGPTMGHLVRPSDETEPKKVAWLQCVGSRDTNRCGNGYCSSVCCMYAIKDAMIAKEHAHEELDCVIFNMDIRTFGKEYEKYYLRAKEKAGVRFVKSRIHTIKEIPETGDLQLQYVDEAGRRQEETFNMVVLSVGLQVPGTTKKLAERLGIELDKYNFAVTRPHAPVETSRPGIYVSGVLQEPKDIPSSVTEASAAACLAGGLLNAVRNTRTKSVQIPAEIDVTDQEPRIGVFVCHCGVNIAGIVDVNVLEEYAKTLPYVAYTGQNLFTCSQDSLEQMKKTLEENNLNRIVVAACTPKTHEGIFMDTLVGCGLNKYLIEMANIRNQDSWVHSDNPEKALEKAKTLIQMAVARAATLHPLHEKTIPVIQRALIVGGGVAGMNAALGLANQDFEVVLVEKEEKLGGMANRLTATIDGLDVGRYLKELIAKVNSHPKIQILTRSLIVGFTGFKGNFTTEVLVGPGMYERKIDHGVVILATGAVEYRPKEFLYGRDQRVMTQVEFADHLKKQGADDLKQVVMIQCVGSRNEENPNCSRICCQAAIKNAIHIKKLNPHAQVFILYRDIRTYGFLEEYYTEARKMGVIFSRFEQDDPPVAEATEDGVVVTFKDHVLGRRIQVHADILALSAGMVAEDTEELASIVKLARTAEGHFMEAHVKLRPVDMATEGIFVCGTAHSPKLLSESISQALAAASRASTLLSRPQLTLSAVTAKVETEICAACLICVRACPYGVPRINADGVSQIDEALCHGCGICAAECPAKAIELSWYEDDQIMCKIDALFN from the coding sequence ATGCCCCCTGCAAAGCCTGGAAAAGACAGTGTCGGTTCGGTCATGGTGCTCGGGGGCGGAATCGCAGGAATGCAGTCCGCCCTGGATCTTGCCAACTCAGGATATTATGTATACCTCGTTGAGAAATCTTCGGCCATTGGTGGTATGATGGCGCAGCTGGACAAGACCTTTCCCACCAATGACTGTTCCATGTGAATTATCTCGCCCAAACTGGTCGAGGTCGGCCGGCATTTAAACATAGAGCTTTTAACAAACACCGAACTCTTAAGCCTTGAGGGTGATCCCGGACGCTTTACCGCAAGGGTGCGCCAGACCCCCCGCTTTATAGATCTTTCCAAGTGCACCAGCTGCGGTGAATGTGTCAAGGTTTGCCCCGTTGAGCTTCCCAACGAGTACGACGAAGGCCTTTCCAAAAGAAAAGCCGCCTATAAGAAATACGCTCAGGCGATTCCAGGGGCTTTTGCGATTGAGAAAACCGATACAGCGCCGTGTCGACTGACGTGTCCGGCCGGTTTAAACGTACAAGGATACGTTCAGATGGTTAAGGCCGGCAAGTACAAAGAGGCCCTGGAAATTATTATGGAGGATCTTCCGCTTCCCGGCGTGCTGGGACGGATTTGCCCCCACGAGTGTGAAGATGTCTGCCGCCGGCGTGAAGTCGACGAAGCGGTAGCCATCCGGGATCTTAAGCGATTGGCCGCAGATCGATTTGATCCGCGGGAAATTGAAATCGAGTGTCCGCCTCCGAAAAAAGAGAAGGTGGCCATCATCGGATCGGGTCCTGCGGGTCTTTCCGCTGCCTATCATCTGGCCCGCAACGGCGTGTTATCCAGCATTTTTGAAGCCCTGCCCGCAGCCGGCGGGATGCTGCGCGTCGGTATTCCCGCCCATCGTCTTCCCAGAGATATTTTGGATCGGGAAATCGAGTTAATTACTAATCTGGGTGTGGAAATTAAAACCAACACCCCCTTAGGGCCGGACTTGAGTGTCGATGATCTTTTAAACAACGGATATAAAGCGGTGTATCTTGCCCTTGGCGCTCACAAGGGAATCGAACTCGGGATCAGCGGCGAAAAGGCTGACGCGGTTCGTCAGGGTGTCGATTTTCTAAGAGAAGTAAATCTAACGGGAAAGGCCCATGTCGGCGAAAAAGTGGCCATTATCGGCGGCGGAAATGTGGCCATTGACGTGTCCAGATCTGCGGTTCGGCTGGGTGCAAAAGAGGTCCGTATCATTTACCGGCGCACGCGTGCCGAAATGCCTGCCTGGGAGGAAGAAATTCAAGCCGCAGAGTCGGAGGGCGTTAAGATCACATATCTTGCGGCACCCAAGGAGGTGCTGACCCGTAACGGCAGCGTTGTCGGGCTACGGTGTATGCGGATGGAATTGGGCGAGCCGGACGCATCAGGCCGAAGACGGCCGGTGAGTATACCGGACAGCGATTATGACATAGAAATCGATCAGCTTATTCCGGCCATTGGCCAGCGACCGGATCTTTCGTCGATCGAGAATGTGGCTGGCCTGAAATTCTCTAGGTGGGGGACAACCGAAGTCGATTCCGTTACCTATGCCACGGATCACGAAGGTGTTTTTGCGGGTGGTGATTTGCAGACCGGTCCTGCAACAGCGATTGAGGCCATTGCTGCTGGTCGTGCAGCAGCCGAGTCCATAGTCAGGTATCTTGACGGACAGGATATGACCAAAGGACGGAAGTCTGAAACCAATGAAAACCCGGTGTATCGACCGATTGCCGATAATGAACCTAAAATTGCCAGGGCAAAAATGCCGGAGCTGCCGGTTGAAAGGCGCCACGGCAACTTTGAGGAGGTGGAACTGGGCTACGATGAGGCCGCAGGTCAAGCCGAGGCAGCGCGTTGTCTGAACTGCGGGTATTGTTCGGAGTGCATGCAGTGCGTATCGGCCTGTCTGGCCGAGGCGGTCATTCACGACCAGCGGCCCGAAGACCGGGAACTCGCCGTCGGTTCGGTTATCATAAGCACGGGATCCGAGCCGTATGATCCGACCGTGTTTGAGGAGTTTTATCATTATAAAAAGAATCCAAATGTCGTAACGAGTCTGGAATTCGAGCGGATATTAAGCGCCTCGGGACCGACCATGGGTCACCTGGTGCGGCCGTCGGATGAAACCGAGCCGAAGAAGGTTGCGTGGCTGCAGTGTGTGGGTTCGCGGGATACCAACCGCTGCGGCAATGGGTATTGTTCGTCGGTGTGCTGCATGTACGCCATAAAGGACGCCATGATTGCCAAGGAACACGCCCACGAAGAACTGGATTGCGTCATTTTCAACATGGATATTCGAACCTTTGGCAAAGAATACGAAAAGTATTATCTGCGGGCCAAAGAAAAAGCCGGGGTTCGTTTTGTTAAGTCGAGAATTCACACGATCAAAGAGATTCCCGAGACCGGCGATTTGCAGTTACAGTATGTGGATGAGGCTGGCAGACGTCAGGAAGAGACCTTTAACATGGTGGTGCTGTCGGTAGGGCTTCAGGTGCCGGGCACAACCAAAAAACTGGCGGAGCGTTTGGGGATCGAACTGGATAAATACAATTTTGCAGTTACCCGGCCCCATGCGCCGGTGGAAACCTCTCGCCCCGGTATATACGTGTCCGGGGTGCTTCAGGAACCCAAAGATATTCCGAGTTCCGTTACCGAGGCGAGTGCGGCGGCATGCCTGGCCGGTGGACTTCTGAACGCGGTCAGAAACACCCGGACCAAAAGCGTTCAAATTCCCGCTGAAATCGATGTGACCGATCAGGAACCGCGGATCGGTGTTTTTGTCTGCCACTGCGGCGTCAACATTGCGGGTATTGTGGACGTCAATGTTCTCGAGGAGTATGCCAAGACGCTTCCCTATGTCGCCTATACCGGTCAGAATCTGTTTACGTGCAGTCAGGACTCTCTGGAACAGATGAAAAAGACCCTTGAGGAAAACAACCTCAACAGAATTGTTGTTGCTGCCTGCACTCCGAAGACGCACGAGGGGATCTTTATGGATACCCTTGTGGGCTGTGGCCTGAACAAGTACTTAATCGAAATGGCCAACATCCGCAATCAGGACTCCTGGGTCCATTCGGACAACCCCGAAAAAGCTTTGGAAAAAGCCAAAACGCTGATTCAAATGGCCGTAGCGCGTGCTGCGACACTCCATCCGCTGCATGAAAAGACGATTCCGGTCATTCAACGGGCGTTGATTGTCGGCGGAGGAGTGGCCGGCATGAACGCAGCCTTGGGGCTTGCAAATCAGGATTTCGAGGTGGTTCTGGTCGAAAAAGAGGAAAAATTGGGAGGAATGGCCAATCGTCTGACCGCTACCATCGATGGGTTGGATGTGGGCAGGTATCTGAAAGAGCTGATTGCAAAGGTGAATTCGCACCCCAAAATCCAGATTCTAACCCGATCGCTTATCGTTGGATTTACCGGCTTCAAGGGGAACTTCACCACCGAGGTCCTTGTCGGGCCGGGTATGTACGAAAGAAAGATCGACCACGGTGTTGTCATTCTGGCAACCGGGGCCGTTGAATATCGTCCCAAAGAATTTCTCTACGGCCGGGACCAAAGGGTAATGACCCAGGTCGAGTTTGCGGATCATCTAAAAAAACAGGGTGCCGACGATCTGAAACAGGTAGTCATGATACAGTGTGTGGGATCGCGAAACGAGGAAAATCCCAATTGCTCCAGGATTTGCTGTCAGGCCGCCATTAAAAATGCCATTCACATTAAAAAGCTTAATCCGCATGCCCAGGTCTTCATCCTTTACCGGGATATCCGGACTTACGGATTTCTGGAAGAGTACTATACCGAGGCCAGAAAAATGGGGGTTATCTTCTCAAGGTTCGAACAGGATGATCCTCCTGTGGCCGAAGCGACCGAAGACGGTGTCGTGGTAACATTTAAAGACCATGTTCTGGGCCGTCGCATCCAGGTCCATGCAGACATCTTGGCGCTGAGTGCCGGAATGGTGGCCGAAGACACGGAAGAACTCGCCTCTATTGTCAAACTGGCCCGGACAGCGGAGGGCCATTTTATGGAGGCCCACGTTAAATTAAGGCCGGTCGATATGGCAACGGAAGGTATCTTTGTTTGTGGAACAGCCCACAGTCCCAAACTTCTGTCCGAGTCGATCTCACAGGCGTTGGCCGCGGCCTCAAGAGCCAGCACGTTATTGTCCCGGCCCCAGCTGACGTTATCTGCTGTGACCGCCAAGGTTGAAACGGAGATCTGTGCCGCCTGCCTTATCTGTGTCCGCGCGTGTCCGTACGGGGTGCCGAGGATTAATGCAGACGGTGTGAGCCAGATCGATGAGGCCTTGTGTCATGGTTGCGGCATCTGTGCGGCCGAATGTCCGGCCAAGGCAATCGAGCTGAGTTGGTATGAGGACGATCAGATAATGTGTAAAATTGACGCTTTATTTAATTAG
- a CDS encoding methylenetetrahydrofolate reductase, producing MHLKRKFDTGEFAILAELDPPKGVDVSTMVTNARRVKGNVDAFVVPEMSNAVMRMSSLGGAMILQKEGMETVMQLNCRDRNRIALQADLLAAYGCGITSVMAVTGEDPSYGDHHQARSVYDIDLLELLRAVKSLQEGRDMAGIELEGSPRFLVGSTVDAGAKGKSPELVLEEMNQKVDAGAEFFITPPLFDLSAIEPFVKRVDLQKIKIIPTVLLLKSLGMARYIQRNVDHVYIPDALIARIQKSPEKVRECIRIASEIAKTLQQEGFGGVLLATIGWEHKLPEIIDRM from the coding sequence ATGCATTTGAAGCGCAAATTCGACACAGGGGAATTTGCTATACTTGCGGAACTGGATCCGCCCAAGGGCGTCGATGTCTCCACGATGGTGACGAATGCCAGACGGGTTAAAGGCAATGTGGATGCCTTTGTTGTGCCGGAAATGAGCAACGCCGTCATGCGGATGAGTTCTCTCGGCGGCGCCATGATTCTGCAGAAAGAGGGGATGGAGACGGTGATGCAGCTTAATTGCAGAGACAGGAACCGAATTGCGCTCCAGGCAGATCTCCTTGCAGCTTACGGCTGCGGCATTACCAGTGTTATGGCGGTCACCGGAGAAGATCCCAGCTATGGAGACCACCATCAGGCAAGGTCGGTTTATGACATCGACCTGCTAGAACTATTGAGGGCTGTAAAGTCGCTTCAGGAAGGAAGGGACATGGCCGGCATTGAACTTGAAGGATCTCCCCGTTTCCTTGTCGGCTCGACAGTCGATGCCGGTGCCAAGGGTAAATCTCCTGAATTGGTACTCGAAGAGATGAACCAGAAGGTTGACGCCGGCGCTGAATTTTTCATTACCCCTCCTTTGTTCGATCTTTCTGCCATCGAGCCTTTTGTCAAACGGGTGGATCTTCAGAAGATAAAAATAATTCCAACGGTTTTGTTGCTCAAATCACTAGGTATGGCCCGGTACATACAGCGTAATGTTGATCATGTATATATTCCCGATGCTTTGATTGCAAGGATTCAGAAATCGCCTGAAAAGGTGCGCGAGTGTATCCGAATCGCATCTGAAATAGCCAAAACATTACAGCAGGAAGGCTTCGGCGGTGTCTTACTTGCAACCATCGGATGGGAACACAAACTTCCTGAGATCATAGATAGAATGTAA
- a CDS encoding sigma-54-dependent Fis family transcriptional regulator, with the protein MNNSIILVDDDLDFLETLKKRLINSGFKKIHGEDDSLKAASLFEKGEVFDIALIDMTMPGLDGIELLEIIKTISPRTECIMLTAVNDARNAVECLKKGAYDYLLKPVTQEDLVFSMKRTLEKKRLLDILDIEKSKTLPRLKNSAPFKPIITQSHKVLRILKEAELHAGSDVPVLITGESGTGKELVAKAIHAASPRSNFPFTPVNMASLSGSLFEAEFFGHTKGAFTGAENSRAGYLEHTNQGTMFLDEIGNLTYELQGKLLRVLQDGEYLKLGTSSRQKVDVRFIAATNEDMDKLIAKKMFRKDLFYRIRGGWLHLPPLRDRQADIPLLANRFLKDFCGRLNHCFIEEETMCLLMEYNYPGNIRELRSIIQSAVNLAQGRSISPNFLPKHLRKGKSILTCKDASGSESILSMEQVEKTHILRAYNHTGQNKSQTAKLLGISLNTLRRKLNAYGVT; encoded by the coding sequence ATGAATAACAGCATAATCCTGGTTGATGATGACCTTGATTTTCTTGAAACTCTAAAAAAGCGGCTGATAAACTCGGGTTTTAAGAAAATTCACGGCGAAGATGATTCGCTAAAAGCAGCATCTCTTTTTGAAAAAGGAGAGGTATTTGATATCGCCTTGATTGATATGACAATGCCGGGCCTGGACGGAATCGAACTGCTTGAAATAATTAAGACAATAAGTCCGAGAACTGAATGCATTATGCTGACGGCTGTGAATGACGCCCGAAATGCGGTGGAATGCCTTAAAAAGGGGGCTTATGACTATCTTTTAAAACCGGTCACCCAGGAGGATCTTGTTTTTTCAATGAAAAGGACCCTGGAAAAAAAGCGGCTGCTCGATATTCTGGACATTGAAAAAAGCAAAACCCTGCCGCGGTTGAAAAACTCAGCGCCATTTAAACCGATCATTACACAGTCTCATAAAGTTTTAAGGATTTTAAAGGAAGCGGAGTTGCATGCCGGCAGTGATGTGCCGGTTTTGATTACAGGAGAAAGCGGGACCGGAAAGGAACTTGTTGCAAAGGCGATCCATGCGGCCAGCCCCAGGTCGAACTTTCCGTTTACGCCGGTAAACATGGCCTCTCTTAGCGGCAGCCTATTTGAAGCGGAATTTTTCGGCCACACCAAAGGCGCTTTTACCGGCGCGGAAAACAGCCGTGCCGGCTACCTCGAACACACGAATCAGGGAACCATGTTTTTGGATGAAATCGGGAACCTGACATATGAGCTTCAGGGCAAACTGTTGAGAGTTTTACAGGATGGAGAATATCTCAAGCTGGGAACCAGCAGCCGTCAGAAGGTTGATGTGCGCTTTATTGCCGCCACCAACGAAGACATGGACAAACTGATTGCAAAGAAGATGTTTCGCAAAGATTTGTTTTACCGAATCAGGGGCGGATGGCTCCACCTTCCCCCCTTAAGGGACAGACAGGCTGATATTCCCCTGCTGGCAAACAGATTTCTAAAGGATTTTTGCGGTCGTTTAAATCATTGCTTCATCGAAGAAGAAACCATGTGCTTGCTGATGGAATATAACTATCCCGGCAATATTCGAGAACTCAGATCAATCATACAGTCAGCCGTTAACCTGGCCCAGGGAAGGTCGATTTCCCCAAATTTTCTTCCTAAACATTTACGCAAAGGAAAATCAATATTAACATGTAAGGATGCTTCCGGATCCGAATCCATCCTCTCCATGGAGCAGGTTGAAAAGACCCATATTCTCAGGGCTTATAACCATACGGGCCAAAACAAGTCCCAGACCGCGAAGCTTTTGGGTATCAGCCTCAACACCCTCAGAAGAAAGCTCAACGCATACGGGGTAACATAA
- the panP gene encoding putative pyridoxal-dependent aspartate 1-decarboxylase: MNKIDSSPVKKALVADWQALMRTFIRPENDAARATLIKYMEQILFGLHDFLKKHVGFTEEISLKDLAEKFTDTLISTNPEKKLADVITDLIEDIAPHAVNVASPYFVGHMTSAIPFFMVHLKTIVAALNQNVVKIETSKVVSVVEKQVLAKIHRLIFHKSDAFYKEQTQNVQTTLGCFLENGTLSNITALWVARNTLLAPKKNFKGVEKEGIQAGYRVYGIERCVVLVSKRGHYSLNKAGGLLGIGNQNIVAVDVDKNHRIDLDCLRKTIKQIKRDQGKTAIMAIVGIAGTTETGSVDPLDKLGQICAENKIHFHVDAAWGGPTLMSEKYCGLLAGIELADSVTIDGHKQFYMPMTCGMVYFKDPTIMDAVRYHANYVNRPGSVDLGIKSISGSREANSLILDSALKIMGSRGYALLIEHGIETASRFAAEIENRKNFQLVTRPELNILTYRLCPSHLKREFLEGNIEQTAMNARLNTINRTVQRLQREAGHSFVSRTTLQTEDPLRQDIVVLRAVIMNPMTNMEILRDILDEQEEIYNQAFPDIKPHL, encoded by the coding sequence ATGAATAAAATCGACTCCTCCCCCGTGAAAAAAGCCCTGGTCGCCGACTGGCAGGCGTTAATGCGAACATTTATCCGGCCTGAAAACGACGCTGCCAGGGCCACGTTGATTAAATACATGGAGCAGATTCTTTTCGGGCTTCATGATTTTCTCAAAAAACATGTCGGTTTCACCGAAGAAATCAGCCTGAAAGATCTGGCCGAGAAGTTCACGGACACCCTGATCAGTACAAATCCTGAAAAAAAACTTGCGGATGTCATTACCGACCTGATCGAAGATATCGCACCCCATGCCGTCAACGTGGCCTCACCGTATTTTGTGGGACACATGACCTCGGCCATTCCATTTTTTATGGTCCATCTCAAAACCATCGTGGCGGCCCTGAATCAGAACGTCGTAAAAATCGAAACCTCAAAGGTGGTTTCTGTTGTGGAAAAACAGGTGCTGGCCAAAATCCACCGGCTGATCTTTCATAAAAGCGATGCCTTTTACAAAGAGCAGACTCAGAATGTCCAGACAACTCTCGGCTGCTTTTTAGAAAACGGCACGCTGTCAAATATTACGGCGCTTTGGGTTGCCAGAAACACCCTGCTTGCGCCTAAAAAGAATTTCAAAGGTGTGGAAAAGGAAGGAATCCAGGCAGGATACCGCGTCTACGGAATCGAACGGTGTGTCGTTTTAGTATCAAAACGCGGTCATTATTCTTTGAATAAAGCCGGTGGCCTCCTGGGTATCGGCAATCAAAACATCGTCGCCGTTGATGTGGATAAAAACCACAGAATCGATCTGGATTGTCTCCGGAAAACGATCAAACAAATAAAACGAGACCAAGGTAAAACCGCAATCATGGCTATTGTCGGTATCGCCGGGACCACCGAAACCGGGTCTGTCGATCCCCTTGACAAACTCGGCCAAATTTGTGCTGAAAACAAGATCCACTTTCATGTTGACGCCGCCTGGGGCGGACCCACCCTGATGTCGGAAAAATACTGCGGCCTGCTCGCCGGCATCGAACTGGCCGATTCGGTCACCATTGACGGGCATAAACAATTTTACATGCCCATGACCTGCGGTATGGTTTATTTTAAAGATCCGACGATCATGGATGCCGTCAGATATCATGCCAATTATGTTAACCGTCCCGGATCGGTCGACCTCGGCATAAAGTCGATTTCAGGATCAAGGGAAGCCAACTCCCTGATTCTCGACAGCGCCCTTAAAATTATGGGAAGCCGGGGGTATGCCCTGCTGATCGAACACGGCATCGAAACCGCCAGCAGGTTCGCTGCCGAAATTGAAAACAGAAAAAACTTTCAGCTCGTTACACGTCCCGAACTAAACATTTTAACGTACAGGTTATGCCCTTCTCATTTGAAAAGAGAATTTCTTGAAGGTAACATCGAGCAAACCGCAATGAACGCAAGGTTAAATACCATCAACCGCACGGTTCAACGGCTGCAAAGGGAAGCCGGCCACAGCTTTGTTTCGAGAACAACATTGCAAACGGAGGATCCTTTAAGACAGGATATTGTGGTTCTGCGCGCCGTCATCATGAACCCCATGACAAACATGGAAATTCTGCGGGATATTCTTGACGAACAGGAAGAAATATACAACCAGGCTTTTCCCGACATTAAACCGCATCTTTGA
- a CDS encoding glycosyltransferase family 4 protein, with translation MNHCNVCGQQHNIGFVATRLAGTDGVSLETAKWADFFEKQGCNCFFFAGELDRPKDRSYLVKEAHFRHPEIRKIFKKCFGVVKRERQITQMIYAAKEKLKDELYKFIEQFQIELLIPENSLTIPLNIPLGIAITEVISETGIPTIAHHHDFFWERQHFLTNAVWEYLNMAFPPHLSSMRHVVINSSADNQLSLRTGISATIIPNVMDFENPPPPVDAYASDVRETFGFEEDELFILQPTRVVQRKGIEHAIEIVHRLGKKAKLIISHASGDEGYDYEKRVKEYSKLMKVDTIFASKIINEKRGRTKQGKKIYTLEDVYPHADLVTYPSTFEGFGNAFLEAVYFRKPIVVNNYSIYSFDIQPKGFSVIEIDGFVSEDAVRLARKVLENPGFRKKMVDKNYEIAQRFFSYRVLHQKLKNIVSDCIGCSPGK, from the coding sequence ATGAATCACTGTAACGTCTGCGGTCAGCAACACAATATCGGATTCGTTGCCACTCGCCTGGCAGGGACGGACGGCGTTTCTCTGGAGACGGCAAAATGGGCGGATTTTTTTGAAAAACAAGGGTGTAACTGCTTTTTCTTTGCCGGCGAACTCGACCGCCCCAAGGATCGTTCCTATCTGGTAAAAGAAGCTCATTTCCGTCATCCGGAAATCCGAAAGATATTTAAAAAATGCTTTGGAGTCGTCAAACGAGAGCGACAAATTACCCAAATGATTTATGCGGCTAAAGAAAAGTTAAAGGATGAACTCTACAAATTCATCGAACAATTTCAGATAGAACTTTTGATTCCGGAGAATTCGCTGACGATTCCGCTGAATATTCCCCTTGGGATTGCCATTACCGAGGTGATATCTGAAACCGGCATACCGACAATCGCTCATCATCATGATTTTTTCTGGGAGCGCCAGCATTTTCTTACGAATGCTGTCTGGGAGTACCTGAATATGGCGTTCCCGCCGCATCTGTCATCTATGCGTCATGTGGTCATCAACTCTTCGGCCGACAATCAACTCAGCCTCAGAACCGGTATTTCGGCAACCATTATTCCCAATGTCATGGATTTTGAAAATCCGCCGCCGCCTGTTGATGCGTATGCTTCCGACGTTCGAGAAACCTTCGGCTTTGAGGAAGATGAACTGTTCATCCTGCAACCGACCCGGGTGGTACAGCGCAAAGGGATTGAACATGCCATCGAAATTGTCCACCGGCTGGGTAAAAAGGCCAAGTTAATTATTTCGCATGCTTCCGGTGACGAAGGCTACGATTATGAGAAAAGGGTTAAGGAATATTCCAAGCTTATGAAGGTCGACACGATATTTGCGTCGAAAATTATCAATGAAAAACGAGGCCGGACCAAACAGGGGAAAAAGATTTACACTCTGGAGGATGTTTATCCCCATGCCGACCTCGTAACCTATCCATCCACTTTTGAAGGGTTCGGAAATGCCTTTCTCGAAGCTGTGTATTTCCGAAAACCGATTGTTGTAAACAATTATTCGATTTATTCGTTTGATATCCAGCCCAAAGGATTTTCAGTGATCGAAATCGACGGGTTTGTGTCCGAGGATGCAGTTCGCCTGGCCCGCAAGGTTTTGGAAAATCCGGGTTTTCGTAAAAAAATGGTCGATAAAAACTACGAAATTGCCCAGCGCTTTTTTTCTTACAGAGTTTTGCACCAGAAACTCAAGAATATTGTATCGGACTGCATTGGCTGCAGCCCCGGGAAATAA